One genomic window of Fusarium verticillioides 7600 chromosome 2, whole genome shotgun sequence includes the following:
- a CDS encoding aspartyl-tRNA(Asn)/glutamyl-tRNA (Gln) amidotransferase subunit A translates to MSVPRLRQLAYKSASSHIKSCPRVYTRPVLQWRSHSNYNHFVGRTKLASTDPNADFLPFMCKEVKPFTLAIKDNIVTSDFPTQCASTILYSHSSPFEATVVRQLRKRGATVVGKTNMDEFGMGSHSTNSVNGAVRNPLAKDDEVSAGGSSGGSAVAVRLGDADIAIGTDTGGSIRLPAAYTGTVGYKPSYGMISRFGVVPYANSLDTVGFLSKDVKPIHNLIFETGMHNEQDSSDPTSLPAASRKRCSSTISSTLPELSRLNIGIPLEYNIDELDPSIRAAWVSAASALEAQGATLVPISLPSTKEALCAYYVLAPAEASSNLSKYDGVRYGKRGEGSDAVGETLYSNTRGEGFGEEVKRRILLGTYSLSSEAIDNYFIQAQKVRRMVQKDFDRVFRLDNPLYEPAQFDLSDMAEATGMEDKTGPVQVDFILSPTAPTFPPRLEDLKQQSSVDVYMNDVFTVPASLAGLPAVSVPAKVEGSQFPAGLQVIGQYWDDQRVLQLAEKLKSLVA, encoded by the exons ATGAGCGTGCCTCGTTTGCGGCAACTAGCCTATAAATCAGCTTCATCCCACATCAAGTCTTGCCCGAGAGTTTATACACGACCTGTACTACAATGGCGTTCTCATAGTAACTACAACCACTTTGTCGGTCGCA CCAAGCTTGCCTCCACAGACCCGAATGCTGATTTCCTTCCTTTCATGTGTAAGGAAGTGAAGCCTTTTACTCTGGCTATCAAGGATAATATCGTAACCTCTGACTTCCCCACACAATGCGCCTCAACCATTCTTTATTCTCACTCCTCACCCTTTGAAGCTACTGTGGTTCGTCAACTGCGCAAACGCGGAGCAACAGTGGTTGGGAAAACCAACATGGATGAATTCGGTATGGGTTCACATTCAACAAACTCAGTGAATGGCGCAGTGAGGAATCCCCTAGCCAAGGATGACGAAGTGTCAGCGGGCGGAAGCTCAGGTGGAAGCGCCGTTGCAGTACGACTAGGAGATGCCGATATCGCCATAGGAACAGATACAGGTGGTTCAATTCGACTGCCCGCGGCATACACTGGGACAGTTGGCTACAAGCCTAGTTATGGCATGATTTCTCGGTTTGGCGTAGTTCCATACGCAAACTCTCTGGATACAGTCGGCTTCCTGTCCAAGGATGTCAAGCCGATACATAACCTCATCTTCGAGACTGGCATGCACAACGAACAAGACTCTTCGGATCCAACATCGCTGCCCGCCGCATCTCGAAAACGATGTTCTTCAACAATATCATCCACCCTTCCCGAGCTATCAAGACTAAATATCGGCATTCCCCTTGAATACAACATTGACGAACTTGACCCCTCTATCCGCGCCGCTTGGGTCTCAGCTGCCTCTGCTCTCGAGGCTCAGGGCGCAACTCTAGTTCCAATCTCTCTACCTTCCACAAAAGAAGCCCTATGTGCTTACTATGTCCTCGCTCCCGCGGAAGCATCATCGAATCTCTCCAAGTACGACGGTGTTCGCTACGGAAAGCGCGGTGAAGGTAGTGATGCAGTGGGTGAGACTCTCTACTCTAATACCCGTGGTGAGGGCTTCGGTGAAGAGGTCAAGCGACGAATTCTCCTTGGCACATACAGCCTCAGTTCTGAGGCAATAGACAATTACTTCATACAAGCCCAAAAGGTTCGGCGGATGGTGCAGAAGGATTTTGATCGCGTATTCCGACTTGACAACCCCCTTTATGAGCCTGCGCAGTTTGACTTGAGTGATATGGCTGAGGCCACCGGAATGGAGGACAAGACTGGCCCTGTTCAAGTGGACTTCATCCTCTCTCCTACAGCTCCAACATTTCCtccaagacttgaagatctcaagcAGCAGAGCAGTGTAGACGTTTACATGAACGACGTTTTCACGGTTCCAGCAAGTTTGGCAGGTTTACCAGCTGTGAGTGTCCCAGCCAAGGTGGAGGGAAGTCAGTTTCCAGCAGGATTGCAGGTCATCGGACAATACTGGGACGATCAGAGGGTGCTTCAACTGGCAGAAAAGTTAAAATCCCTGGTGGCATGA